GAACAGGATTTTCGGAAGGCAGCCGAGTTCTACGCCAAAGCTGCCGAACAAGGCCATCAAGCCGCGGAACAAAATCTTCTATTGCAGCATGTTTTCGGTCAAGCCAAAATCTATCCGCCAACCGCTGTTTTCGCGAAGTTGAAGAGCCTAGCCAAGGCCGGAGAGCGCGATGCACAAAATAATTTGGGACTCTGTTTTCAGCACGGCTATGGAACGCCGCAGGACTACACCCAGGCTATGGTTTGGTTTCGTCGCGCTGCAGCGAGTGGACTTGCCACGGCGCAATTTAATATCGGGGGTTTGTATTTCGAGGGGAAGGGCGTAGAAAAGGATTTGGGCAACGCAATTGAGTGGTACACCAGAGCAGCGGAACAACGGGAGGAATTGGCGTTACTGCAGCTAGGTCGGCTCTATCAAAAGGGGATGGGAGTCGATCTGAATTTGCAACGGGCCTTTCTGCTTTATCTTATCGCGTACAAGCAGGGCTCAAGTCGGGCTGCAAACCACCTGGGCTTCATGTTCAAGAAGGGTCTAGGTGTAGACCAAGATGACTCATTGGCGTTCCAGCTTTACTTGGAATCAGTCAATTCCCCGGACAGTGGCATGACGCTTGTGAACGGCGACTCTTATCACAGCACTGCCTGCTTTTGGCTGGGCTACATGACAGAAAAAGGTGAGGGAACCAAGCGCGACGCGCGAGCTGCGCTCCGGTGGTATAAGCGCGGCGCGGATCTTCGTGAGTCCAGTTGCATTGCTGCGGTTGCTCGATTAAGGCCTGCGCGAAAACGGCGCTTGAAGAAGTTCATTCATTGACTTTGGAGTAATCAGAAAATTCAGGCCGTCCGGGGTTTATCACCAGACTTAAAAAACACAAAAGGCCACGCTCATTTCTGAACGTGGCCTTTGATTTAATGCGGCGACGACCTACTCTCCCACACACTTTCGCGTACAGTACAATCGGCCCTGCGGGGCTTAACTTCCGTGTTCGGGATGGGAACGGGTGGAACCCCCGCGGTAAGATCACCGCAAATTTAGCGCGCCTTTGGCGCGGCTGCTAGCTGCTGGCTTCTAGCTTAGTAGCTAGAGGCTAGGAGCTAGCCGCAGATATTGTCATTGCGCGGCGCGAGTCAGGTTCTACGTCGTGTTAGTCCGCGCAAAGGGTCATTTCACGTAAGGAAAGACCAAAGATCGGGAGCAACTGGCAGCTAGCACCTGGCAAATAGCCGAAAGCGTATCGCTTTGGCTAAGTGCTAATTGCTTATCTGCTAATTGCCAGATTTCAAAGATCGTGAGGGCGATGCCTCACAACTGAATAGATTGATTTGGTCGAACTAACTACATTGGCGCTTGCCATTGCCAGGAGCATTCTGCCGGGCCGGAAATGAATCCGGTCTGGCTGGTTGCTAAAGGCTAATTGCCAAGGGCTGGCGCTTCTTGCGAGGCGCGTATGCCCTGAGTAAATTTTATGGTCAAGCCGAA
This Terriglobia bacterium DNA region includes the following protein-coding sequences:
- a CDS encoding sel1 repeat family protein, with amino-acid sequence MPQDPSAQPRAVAVQIPSTSRYSTSIVVINSIQYNSRVRELNILEKIRQAAKDGDPFAQFELGLAFDWGNGVEQDFRKAAEFYAKAAEQGHQAAEQNLLLQHVFGQAKIYPPTAVFAKLKSLAKAGERDAQNNLGLCFQHGYGTPQDYTQAMVWFRRAAASGLATAQFNIGGLYFEGKGVEKDLGNAIEWYTRAAEQREELALLQLGRLYQKGMGVDLNLQRAFLLYLIAYKQGSSRAANHLGFMFKKGLGVDQDDSLAFQLYLESVNSPDSGMTLVNGDSYHSTACFWLGYMTEKGEGTKRDARAALRWYKRGADLRESSCIAAVARLRPARKRRLKKFIH